Proteins encoded by one window of Lactobacillus sp. ESL0684:
- a CDS encoding type II toxin-antitoxin system RelE/ParE family toxin — MAKKLKDKRLKQKLSNVIYQQIAIDPHVEVSKTGDLTGIRTIEFKYAKTSYRVAYKILEDETVVIVLLAGSHEGFYQKLKNLI, encoded by the coding sequence ATTGCTAAAAAGCTTAAAGACAAAAGACTAAAGCAAAAATTAAGCAATGTAATTTATCAGCAAATTGCCATAGATCCACATGTAGAAGTGAGTAAAACCGGAGATCTTACCGGTATTCGTACAATCGAGTTTAAATATGCAAAGACTAGCTATCGAGTTGCTTATAAAATCTTAGAAGATGAAACAGTTGTGATAGTATTACTGGCTGGTTCTCATGAAGGATTCTATCAAAAATTGAAGAATTTAATTTAA
- a CDS encoding toxin-antitoxin system produces the protein MNKMRTVKTRKQGNAVMLSIPKSFGVKEGITTIPRLTDNGIFYEFVDNDNFFDFNADILKELVSQNYSGQELIDKFLEKKKAIPQAFDKLSEEGAKEPIMTQEEFEKEIGL, from the coding sequence ATGAACAAGATGAGAACGGTAAAAACTAGAAAACAAGGAAATGCAGTAATGTTGTCTATTCCAAAAAGTTTTGGAGTTAAAGAAGGGATAACTACTATTCCTCGTTTAACTGATAATGGCATTTTCTATGAATTCGTTGATAATGATAATTTCTTTGATTTTAACGCTGATATCCTTAAAGAGTTAGTCAGCCAGAACTATTCAGGTCAAGAATTGATTGATAAATTTTTGGAAAAGAAAAAAGCAATACCACAAGCTTTTGATAAGCTATCTGAAGAAGGCGCCAAAGAGCCAATTATGACTCAAGAGGAGTTTGAAAAAGAAATTGGTTTATAA
- the pgmB gene encoding beta-phosphoglucomutase yields MNGVLFDLDGVIADTSVFHFKAWRKLIQDHFKQDLPPELESQTKGVSRQDSLTAILNYLQITVSQADFANLCNEKNTYYRKLLTDLSSADILPGISELINQLKKHHFKLALASASLNGPLILDKLSLSNSFDAIADPQQVTLGKPAPDIFLAAASAINVKVTDCIGIEDSIAGIQAINSAGAFSIGIGSQAELSQAKFIVPNTAELTFAKMVTAYQNN; encoded by the coding sequence ATGAACGGCGTACTATTTGATCTAGACGGTGTCATTGCCGACACCTCAGTATTTCATTTTAAGGCGTGGCGCAAACTCATCCAAGACCATTTTAAACAAGATTTACCACCTGAACTAGAAAGCCAAACTAAGGGCGTTAGTCGGCAAGATTCCTTAACCGCAATACTAAATTATTTACAAATTACCGTCAGTCAGGCTGACTTTGCTAATTTATGTAACGAGAAAAATACCTATTATCGTAAATTACTAACTGATTTGTCATCTGCTGACATCTTACCGGGAATCAGTGAGTTGATTAACCAGCTTAAAAAGCATCATTTTAAATTAGCACTAGCATCTGCCAGTTTGAATGGACCATTAATTTTAGATAAATTAAGCTTAAGTAATTCGTTTGACGCGATTGCCGATCCGCAACAAGTTACTTTGGGAAAGCCTGCACCTGACATTTTTCTAGCTGCTGCTTCAGCCATTAACGTTAAGGTAACAGATTGTATCGGGATTGAAGATTCAATTGCCGGTATTCAAGCAATTAACTCAGCTGGTGCCTTTTCCATTGGAATTGGAAGCCAAGCTGAGTTAAGTCAGGCCAAATTCATTGTGCCTAATACCGCTGAACTAACTTTTGCTAAAATGGTTACTGCTTATCAAAATAACTAA
- a CDS encoding alpha-L-rhamnosidase translates to MKITNILINQMVEPIGFDLGDSIRIEFSVQTKADFADVQKRLTITGSELDFDSNWREYDNNVFDEHVPLLPRTRYTVRVQLRNQKQQTEQISFFETGKMTEPYTAEWIGNPNQDLQNTLLRKEFALPQKVKTARLYITGLGLYEAYLNKRKIGTEFLSPGVTAYDKLVQVQTYDVSQMFTDQQQQELVISLADGWYKGNFGFEGGQENIYGNRQIALAELHLEFIDSSQMVIKTDNTWQTTSGKVTKSAIYYGEDYDDTIKVTNWQPAELVNHPTNILRDRLSLPIKIKEQLPVQQIIQTPNGETVLDFGQNHAGWPEFYNQEKLGNTIKLEMGELLQDGNFYRDNLREARAAFEYTSDGQNKWIRPHFTYYGYRYIRVSGFKQQINAANFHSCVLYSDLKTIGKIETENSKVNRLLQNVLWGQKSNFVDVPTDCPQRDERLGWSGDADIFSETALLNMNSYPFFKKYANDMLIEQKQHHGMLTMYAPAMGNEEGGAAIWGDAATIIPWNAYQATGDPAILRQNFQGMQAWVDWISQSTTTPNLWTGRFQFGDWLALDGENPALPTGKTDEDFIASTYYYYSSTIVAKTATILGKDKDAQKYTKQANAIKQAIKNEYITNNGRLALDTQTGYALALYFDLVPSSQKERVVSDLVSRLAKDQNHLKTGFVGTPLICQVLSDNGHHELAMQLFLNEDFPSWLYAVNLGATTIWERWDSILADGTINPEGMNSLNHYSVGAIMSWVYQHILGLKHLDSGYQEVLFAPQFDYRLKQVNGHYESSYGDLKLAYQLETDEQHTIKLAITVPFGQVVHVSLPRSSGTKIFVNGQFADQPLTLTNGKFSISYQPNKSYIEYYQLETPVKIIMADQFLVKQLQKVNPVFDFLSADDNLQNFGALSLTKLNETLPFVNISNSELKQIKQILQQTPLASERKFLNERRTI, encoded by the coding sequence ATGAAGATTACTAATATTTTAATTAATCAAATGGTTGAACCCATCGGGTTTGACTTAGGCGATAGCATTCGTATTGAATTCAGTGTCCAAACTAAAGCTGATTTTGCAGATGTGCAAAAACGGCTAACAATTACTGGTTCCGAACTAGATTTTGACTCTAATTGGCGTGAATATGACAACAATGTTTTTGATGAACACGTACCATTGTTACCACGGACTCGTTATACTGTTAGGGTGCAATTGCGTAATCAGAAACAACAAACCGAGCAGATTTCATTTTTTGAAACTGGAAAAATGACAGAACCATATACAGCAGAATGGATTGGCAATCCCAACCAGGATTTGCAAAATACACTGTTACGCAAAGAATTCGCTTTACCCCAAAAAGTTAAAACAGCACGTTTATATATCACAGGGCTTGGGCTTTATGAAGCATATCTTAACAAGCGAAAAATTGGTACAGAATTTCTTAGTCCTGGGGTCACGGCTTATGATAAGTTAGTCCAAGTACAAACTTATGATGTTAGCCAAATGTTTACTGACCAACAACAGCAGGAATTAGTTATTTCACTAGCAGATGGCTGGTATAAAGGTAATTTTGGTTTCGAAGGCGGTCAAGAAAATATTTACGGTAATCGGCAAATCGCTTTAGCCGAACTACATCTGGAATTTATTGACAGCTCACAGATGGTTATCAAAACGGATAATACTTGGCAAACTACTAGCGGCAAAGTTACCAAATCCGCTATTTACTATGGTGAAGACTATGACGACACGATCAAGGTCACTAACTGGCAACCAGCCGAGCTAGTCAACCACCCTACGAATATTTTACGTGATCGCTTAAGCCTACCCATTAAAATTAAAGAGCAATTGCCAGTCCAACAAATAATCCAAACACCAAACGGTGAAACAGTGCTAGATTTCGGACAAAATCATGCTGGTTGGCCAGAATTTTATAATCAAGAAAAACTAGGCAATACCATCAAGTTAGAAATGGGTGAACTCTTGCAAGATGGTAACTTTTACCGTGATAACTTGCGTGAAGCTAGAGCAGCCTTTGAATATACTTCCGATGGGCAAAATAAGTGGATCCGCCCGCATTTCACCTATTATGGTTATCGCTATATTAGAGTATCTGGATTCAAACAACAAATTAATGCAGCTAATTTTCATTCATGTGTGTTATATTCTGATTTAAAAACAATCGGAAAAATTGAAACAGAAAATTCCAAAGTTAATCGCCTCTTGCAAAATGTTTTGTGGGGCCAAAAAAGTAATTTCGTTGACGTGCCAACGGATTGTCCGCAGCGTGATGAGCGACTTGGCTGGTCTGGTGATGCTGATATATTCTCCGAAACCGCATTGTTAAACATGAATTCATATCCTTTTTTCAAAAAATACGCCAATGACATGTTAATTGAACAAAAACAACATCATGGCATGTTAACAATGTATGCACCCGCAATGGGTAATGAAGAAGGCGGCGCTGCTATCTGGGGAGACGCAGCCACGATTATTCCATGGAATGCTTATCAAGCAACTGGTGATCCAGCAATTTTACGACAAAATTTCCAAGGAATGCAGGCATGGGTTGATTGGATTAGTCAAAGCACAACGACACCTAATCTCTGGACCGGCCGCTTTCAATTTGGCGATTGGTTAGCACTGGATGGCGAAAATCCTGCCTTGCCAACTGGTAAAACCGATGAAGATTTTATTGCTTCTACTTATTACTACTATTCCAGTACCATTGTTGCTAAAACAGCAACTATTTTAGGTAAAGATAAAGATGCTCAAAAGTATACTAAGCAAGCTAATGCGATCAAACAAGCCATCAAAAATGAATATATCACTAATAATGGTCGCCTGGCACTTGATACCCAAACAGGGTATGCTTTAGCACTTTATTTTGACTTAGTACCGTCATCACAAAAAGAACGCGTTGTCAGTGACTTAGTTAGCCGCCTAGCTAAAGACCAAAATCATCTCAAAACTGGTTTTGTTGGCACTCCTCTAATCTGTCAGGTATTGTCTGACAATGGCCATCATGAATTAGCAATGCAATTATTCTTAAACGAAGATTTTCCTAGTTGGTTATATGCAGTTAACCTTGGTGCAACAACTATCTGGGAAAGATGGGATTCAATCCTAGCTGATGGCACTATTAATCCTGAGGGGATGAATTCGCTAAATCATTACTCAGTTGGAGCAATTATGAGTTGGGTTTATCAGCATATCCTTGGTCTTAAGCACCTGGATAGTGGCTATCAAGAAGTGCTATTTGCCCCACAGTTTGACTATCGGCTAAAGCAAGTTAATGGTCATTATGAGAGTTCCTATGGCGATTTAAAATTAGCATACCAATTAGAAACAGATGAACAGCATACTATTAAATTAGCCATCACAGTACCATTTGGTCAAGTTGTCCATGTTAGTTTACCTCGTTCAAGCGGTACCAAGATTTTCGTCAACGGTCAATTTGCTGACCAACCTCTCACTTTGACCAACGGTAAGTTTTCAATCAGCTATCAACCAAACAAAAGCTACATTGAATATTATCAATTGGAAACACCTGTCAAAATAATTATGGCAGATCAATTCTTAGTTAAGCAATTGCAGAAGGTTAATCCAGTGTTTGACTTCTTATCAGCAGATGATAATCTTCAAAATTTTGGTGCTTTGTCGTTAACTAAGCTCAATGAAACCTTACCGTTTGTCAATATTTCTAATTCAGAACTCAAACAAATTAAACAAATCCTGCAACAAACCCCACTAGCAAGTGAAAGGAAATTTTTAAATGAACGGCGTACTATTTGA
- a CDS encoding glycoside hydrolase family 3 N-terminal domain-containing protein has translation MTDLTKKPYNLSSEEITFVRQKVASMNINEKIGQLFFVIGQDEDETDLKEFIQKYQPGGMMYRPDKSSKLQHEIHNVQTESKIPLFISANLEAGGNGLLSDGTWLGRPMQIAATGNSENAYELGNVSGYEAKQVGANMAFSPIVDLDLNFRNPIMNTRTFGSDQKTVIEMADAEIAGLIANQIIPVAKHFPGDGVDERDQHLLSSINSLSADEWMNSYGQIYQHLIANGLPSIMIAHIMQPAWERKLQPGIADEDLRPATTSKLLIEGLLRDKLNFNGLTITDATPMIGYNAILPREEALPTTINAGIDMILFNKNIDEDYQYITNAVNAGTISSQRLDEAVTRIIATKVAQGVMNINNQSATHRLPKLDLKLAEHEKIATRIAKQSVTLVKDRDQLLPITPKKYPKIRLVVLGDTDDGGFKEGGHVSDKFKGKLTEMGFKVSVYDHQNLDFYEVFEGGLQYEKEQFDLALYVANIETASNQTTTRIDWLHLMAADAPWFMRSIPTIFVSTCNPYHLFDVPTVSTYINAYTGNEATIDATLRKMAGQEEFLGQSPVDPFCGHFETKL, from the coding sequence ATGACAGATTTAACTAAAAAGCCCTATAACTTATCATCAGAAGAAATTACCTTTGTGCGGCAAAAGGTTGCAAGTATGAATATCAATGAAAAGATTGGGCAACTCTTTTTTGTGATTGGACAAGATGAAGACGAAACTGATTTAAAGGAATTTATTCAAAAATATCAGCCTGGTGGTATGATGTATCGCCCGGATAAATCAAGCAAACTGCAACATGAAATCCATAATGTCCAAACAGAAAGTAAAATTCCTCTCTTCATCTCAGCTAACTTAGAAGCCGGGGGCAACGGCCTACTTAGCGATGGGACTTGGTTAGGTCGTCCAATGCAAATTGCCGCTACCGGTAATTCTGAGAATGCCTATGAACTTGGTAATGTGTCTGGATATGAAGCTAAACAAGTTGGGGCTAATATGGCCTTTTCGCCAATTGTTGATCTAGACCTTAATTTTCGTAATCCAATTATGAATACCAGAACTTTTGGTAGTGATCAAAAGACGGTAATTGAAATGGCTGACGCTGAAATTGCTGGGCTGATTGCTAACCAGATTATTCCTGTTGCCAAACACTTTCCTGGTGATGGTGTTGACGAACGTGACCAACACTTATTAAGTTCAATCAACTCGCTTTCTGCAGATGAGTGGATGAACTCTTATGGTCAAATTTATCAACATTTAATTGCTAATGGCCTGCCTAGCATCATGATTGCCCATATCATGCAACCAGCTTGGGAAAGAAAACTGCAACCAGGAATTGCAGATGAAGATTTACGCCCGGCTACAACTTCGAAATTATTAATTGAAGGTCTATTACGAGACAAGCTAAACTTCAATGGTTTGACTATTACCGATGCTACTCCAATGATTGGCTATAATGCAATCTTGCCACGTGAAGAAGCATTGCCAACAACTATCAATGCTGGTATCGATATGATCCTTTTCAATAAAAACATCGATGAAGATTATCAATACATCACCAATGCAGTTAATGCTGGCACTATTTCTAGCCAGCGACTTGATGAAGCCGTTACTAGAATTATCGCGACTAAAGTTGCACAAGGTGTTATGAATATCAATAATCAATCAGCAACTCACCGTCTGCCAAAGCTTGATTTAAAACTAGCTGAACACGAAAAAATAGCAACTAGAATTGCCAAACAATCAGTTACCTTAGTTAAAGACCGTGATCAATTATTGCCAATTACTCCAAAAAAGTACCCGAAAATTCGCCTAGTTGTCTTAGGCGATACAGATGATGGCGGCTTTAAAGAGGGTGGCCACGTTAGTGATAAGTTCAAGGGCAAACTAACAGAAATGGGTTTCAAAGTAAGTGTCTATGATCACCAAAATCTAGATTTTTATGAAGTTTTTGAAGGTGGTCTGCAATACGAAAAAGAGCAGTTCGATCTTGCCCTTTACGTAGCCAATATTGAAACGGCAAGTAATCAAACCACTACGAGAATTGATTGGCTCCATTTAATGGCTGCTGATGCACCCTGGTTTATGCGCAGTATTCCAACTATTTTTGTATCAACTTGCAATCCGTACCATCTATTTGACGTCCCAACGGTTTCAACTTATATCAACGCCTATACTGGTAACGAAGCTACCATTGACGCTACTTTAAGAAAAATGGCTGGTCAAGAAGAGTTCTTGGGCCAGAGTCCGGTGGATCCATTTTGCGGTCATTTTGAAACTAAGTTATAG
- a CDS encoding AraC family transcriptional regulator, translating to MQQQILQTLRKNNGFQDWNEILANFKSKGTKLKVIRHINDEPVYEFFDTYSDNLVLNSSSITISVQPVKSFIPYHLHDYVEINIPLVGSCVVETEHERINVDQDDMIFIGMKTPHKVKPIAEDGVVINIELRSSAFSLNELNFLQAKENGMSISNLLFSLLSDEEHGEGRYSLFKTGHDSKIVNLVYDIIGEYYSSQIQSDQIIKLEILTLFSLLIRKTYYLDIKVTDSKKQTNNLLSLLLYIEKNYSKITLEQMADHFGFNPNYLSDYLKSETGLSFIKLVQLQRLNVAAEYLTYTTVSVEKIANRVGYENSSYFYKIFKQCFGVSPAQYRVNTR from the coding sequence TTGCAGCAGCAAATTTTACAAACCTTGCGTAAAAATAATGGCTTTCAAGATTGGAACGAAATTTTGGCTAATTTCAAGTCTAAAGGTACAAAATTGAAGGTTATTCGTCATATTAATGATGAACCTGTGTATGAGTTTTTCGACACATATTCTGATAATTTAGTCTTGAATAGTAGTTCAATTACTATTTCGGTTCAACCAGTTAAGTCGTTTATTCCCTATCATTTACATGACTATGTTGAAATCAATATTCCCCTAGTAGGTAGTTGTGTCGTTGAAACTGAGCACGAAAGAATTAACGTAGACCAAGATGATATGATTTTTATTGGAATGAAAACACCGCATAAGGTTAAACCAATAGCGGAAGATGGTGTAGTAATTAATATTGAGTTGCGATCTTCGGCTTTTTCACTAAATGAACTCAATTTTTTGCAGGCAAAAGAAAATGGTATGTCGATTTCCAATTTGTTGTTTTCATTGTTGTCTGATGAAGAACATGGTGAAGGCAGATATAGCTTATTTAAAACAGGTCATGACTCTAAAATCGTTAACTTAGTTTACGATATTATTGGTGAATATTACTCTTCGCAGATTCAATCTGACCAGATTATTAAGCTAGAAATTTTGACACTTTTTTCCCTCTTGATTCGTAAGACATACTATTTAGATATCAAAGTTACTGACTCAAAGAAGCAAACTAATAATTTATTATCGTTGTTACTCTACATTGAAAAAAATTATTCAAAGATTACATTAGAGCAAATGGCTGATCATTTTGGCTTTAATCCTAACTATTTGTCTGATTATTTGAAGAGTGAAACTGGATTATCATTTATTAAATTAGTACAGTTACAAAGGCTCAATGTAGCAGCTGAATATTTGACGTACACTACTGTTTCTGTTGAAAAAATAGCTAATAGAGTTGGTTATGAAAATTCTTCATATTTTTATAAAATTTTCAAGCAATGCTTTGGGGTTTCACCTGCGCAATATCGGGTAAATACGAGATAA
- a CDS encoding PTS transporter subunit EIIC — protein sequence MKNFQAWLEKTLVPFSNKLGQNKVLQSISSGMVMTLPVTIGASVFSIFASFPIKGVADWFASIGITPSMTAIVNGTMNILAVFIAFTIAYNYAQKSKANGVVAGLFSLASFFILTPQVIPGKKPVNAFQISYLGSEGIIVAIILSILIGIFYVKLSKNKKLTIKLPDSVPSMVSSSIEPLIIGIIIFITVFVVRAIFDYSPFGNVFDFVNKLITTPLLHVGGSPITLILVFALSNLLFTFGIHPAAIQSVIIPLVISMMVSSTPAFQAGKTIPYLNNLVVFAFANNDAAGATLSLVLVALIFAKSKRYKEFFKISSLPNLFNINEPIIFGMPVVLNPIMFIPFILSTFVSSGVALLAVKIGFITNYNPSLGMGMPWTMPKVISDGMVMGWQGVAVWVVNFLLMMLIYLPFFKVADKQALEEENSEDE from the coding sequence ATGAAAAATTTTCAAGCATGGCTAGAAAAAACTCTAGTGCCGTTTTCGAATAAGTTGGGACAAAATAAAGTTTTGCAAAGTATTTCATCTGGAATGGTGATGACTTTGCCGGTAACAATTGGAGCTTCTGTCTTTTCGATTTTTGCTAGTTTTCCAATTAAAGGTGTAGCAGATTGGTTTGCTTCAATTGGCATTACACCATCAATGACAGCCATTGTTAATGGTACAATGAATATTTTGGCTGTTTTTATTGCTTTTACTATTGCTTATAATTATGCACAAAAAAGTAAGGCTAATGGAGTAGTAGCTGGTTTGTTTAGTTTAGCCAGTTTCTTTATTTTGACACCACAAGTTATTCCTGGTAAAAAGCCAGTTAATGCCTTTCAGATTTCTTACTTAGGTAGTGAAGGAATTATTGTTGCGATTATTCTGTCAATTTTAATTGGAATATTTTACGTTAAGTTAAGTAAAAATAAGAAGTTAACGATTAAGTTACCTGATTCTGTACCAAGTATGGTTAGCTCTTCAATTGAACCATTAATTATTGGAATTATCATATTTATCACAGTTTTTGTAGTCAGAGCTATTTTTGATTATTCACCATTTGGTAATGTGTTTGATTTTGTTAATAAGTTAATCACTACACCACTATTGCACGTAGGCGGTTCGCCAATTACTTTGATTTTGGTATTTGCGCTTTCAAATCTGCTATTTACTTTTGGGATTCATCCAGCTGCAATTCAGTCAGTCATTATTCCATTGGTTATTTCAATGATGGTCAGTAGCACGCCAGCTTTTCAGGCAGGTAAAACAATTCCATATTTAAATAACCTGGTTGTTTTCGCATTTGCTAATAATGATGCTGCTGGTGCGACACTAAGCTTGGTATTGGTAGCTCTAATTTTTGCTAAATCAAAGCGTTATAAAGAATTCTTCAAGATTTCTAGTTTACCTAACCTGTTTAATATTAATGAACCGATTATTTTTGGGATGCCGGTTGTCTTAAATCCAATTATGTTTATCCCATTTATCTTGTCTACCTTTGTATCAAGTGGAGTTGCTTTATTAGCAGTCAAGATTGGCTTTATTACTAATTATAATCCGAGCCTAGGAATGGGAATGCCATGGACAATGCCTAAAGTGATTTCTGATGGAATGGTTATGGGCTGGCAAGGTGTTGCTGTCTGGGTAGTCAACTTTTTATTAATGATGCTAATTTATTTACCATTCTTTAAAGTAGCCGATAAACAAGCGCTTGAGGAGGAAAATAGTGAAGATGAATAA
- a CDS encoding glycoside hydrolase family 1 protein: MNNFRTLPDDFPKNFLWGASTSAFQVEGAANEDGKGVTIADLRSQKSKYLDTSVSVDHYHHVVEDVQLMADLGLKSYRFSISWARIFPHGNDPEPNQLGVDFYNQLINELVKAGIEPIVTLFHFDCPQSLVEQYGGWANRQAIDDYYHYAKTVLELFGDRVNYWLTINEQSLLANVPSMNGISDSNRTRLREKGENSNYYMFLAQAKVYKLCHQMYPEAKIGPAVSYMTNFPYDHTSANALKSKSMEDMISFIDMDVALRGQLPDYYLRYLKDSGLQLDIQEGDAKILQSGRANYLGLNWYSTSIFKLSDDESPKMLDGVISNVEKVSDDRLMNSEWDFSYDPVGLRFALQKVNDRFPNIPIIITECGWPEREELVDGKVHDQKRIKYLNGHIYELRQAIEDGVNVISFNPWSFLDLLSVNDGISKRYGLVFVDRDNESAKELKRYPKDSYYFYQEVIRTNAKNVTQREIDN; the protein is encoded by the coding sequence ATGAATAATTTTAGGACGTTACCTGATGATTTCCCAAAAAACTTTTTGTGGGGAGCTAGCACATCGGCTTTTCAAGTTGAAGGTGCGGCCAATGAAGATGGCAAAGGAGTAACAATTGCCGATTTACGTTCGCAAAAAAGTAAGTATCTTGATACATCCGTATCAGTAGATCATTATCACCATGTTGTAGAAGATGTTCAATTGATGGCAGACTTGGGATTAAAGAGTTACCGATTTTCGATTTCATGGGCAAGAATTTTTCCACACGGTAATGATCCAGAGCCTAACCAATTAGGAGTGGATTTTTATAATCAATTGATTAATGAGTTAGTCAAAGCTGGAATAGAGCCAATTGTTACTTTATTTCACTTTGATTGTCCACAATCGTTGGTTGAACAATATGGTGGCTGGGCTAATCGTCAAGCAATCGATGATTATTATCATTATGCCAAAACGGTTTTGGAATTATTCGGTGATCGAGTTAACTATTGGTTAACGATTAATGAACAATCTCTGCTTGCTAATGTGCCATCAATGAATGGAATCAGTGATTCAAACAGAACACGCTTACGTGAAAAAGGTGAAAACTCTAATTATTATATGTTTTTAGCACAGGCTAAAGTGTATAAACTATGCCATCAAATGTATCCTGAAGCTAAAATAGGTCCGGCTGTATCTTATATGACAAACTTTCCATATGATCATACTTCTGCTAATGCGTTAAAGAGCAAATCAATGGAAGATATGATTTCCTTCATTGATATGGACGTAGCATTGCGTGGCCAACTACCAGATTATTATTTAAGATATCTTAAGGATTCTGGATTACAATTGGATATTCAGGAAGGTGATGCTAAAATCTTGCAGTCTGGACGAGCAAATTACTTGGGCTTGAATTGGTATTCGACCTCGATTTTTAAGTTAAGTGATGATGAAAGTCCTAAGATGCTGGATGGTGTGATTTCAAATGTCGAAAAAGTATCAGATGATCGTTTAATGAACTCTGAATGGGACTTTTCTTATGATCCGGTTGGATTAAGATTTGCGTTGCAGAAAGTTAATGATCGCTTCCCTAATATTCCTATTATTATAACGGAGTGTGGCTGGCCAGAGCGTGAAGAATTAGTAGATGGTAAGGTACACGATCAAAAGCGGATTAAATACTTAAATGGTCATATTTACGAATTGCGTCAAGCAATTGAAGATGGCGTTAACGTGATTTCATTTAATCCATGGTCATTTCTTGATTTACTTAGTGTTAATGATGGAATCAGTAAACGTTATGGGTTGGTTTTTGTTGATCGCGACAATGAATCTGCTAAAGAGCTGAAGCGTTATCCTAAAGATAGTTATTATTTTTATCAGGAAGTAATTAGGACTAACGCTAAAAATGTTACACAAAGAGAAATTGATAATTAG
- a CDS encoding PTS sugar transporter subunit IIB: MAKKTIMLCCSAGMSTSLLVTKMQKAAQAQNMDVEIFAAPASEADNKIAQQPIDCILLGPQVRYMEAEFESKLAETDIALGVIDMQSYGMMDGEKVLQQATELMAK; the protein is encoded by the coding sequence ATGGCAAAGAAAACAATTATGCTGTGTTGTTCAGCAGGAATGAGTACTAGTTTGTTAGTGACTAAGATGCAAAAGGCAGCCCAAGCACAAAATATGGATGTAGAAATTTTTGCTGCTCCTGCCTCTGAAGCTGATAATAAAATAGCACAGCAACCAATTGACTGCATTTTGCTTGGACCACAAGTTCGCTATATGGAAGCTGAATTTGAAAGTAAATTAGCTGAAACGGATATTGCATTAGGAGTTATTGATATGCAGTCTTATGGCATGATGGATGGCGAAAAAGTTTTGCAACAAGCAACAGAACTAATGGCTAAATAG
- a CDS encoding PTS lactose/cellobiose transporter subunit IIA: MAEEQMQTTMQLIINAGNAKSCAMEAISAAKNQEFATADTKLDEAQTALNEAHNVQTKMLTEEAQGNHTEISLLMVHSQDHLMTAITFIDLAKELVDLYRKIA; the protein is encoded by the coding sequence ATGGCAGAAGAACAAATGCAGACAACTATGCAACTGATTATTAATGCTGGTAATGCTAAGTCATGTGCAATGGAAGCTATTAGTGCTGCAAAAAATCAGGAATTTGCAACGGCTGATACTAAACTTGATGAAGCTCAAACAGCCCTGAATGAAGCACATAATGTACAAACTAAGATGTTGACTGAAGAAGCGCAAGGCAACCATACAGAAATCTCATTATTGATGGTGCACTCACAAGATCATTTAATGACGGCAATTACGTTTATTGATTTAGCTAAAGAGCTAGTTGATTTATATCGAAAAATTGCTTAA